A part of Saliniradius amylolyticus genomic DNA contains:
- the sufT gene encoding putative Fe-S cluster assembly protein SufT, with the protein MQQKMVVMERDCMARRVPSGEPKTIPGGEFVTLTQDLGGNFTVTWQGNMLRIDGTDADALGRKPQKLEFETPSDDTISKDQVYQALETIYDPEIPINLVSLGLIYEVAIDQDNSTVNIQMTLTAPGCGMGPVLVGDVEYRVAMVPNVDKVNVELVFDPPWSREMMSEEAQLEAGLFF; encoded by the coding sequence ATGCAGCAGAAAATGGTGGTGATGGAGCGCGACTGCATGGCCCGTCGCGTGCCCTCCGGTGAACCTAAGACTATTCCCGGCGGTGAATTTGTGACCCTGACCCAGGATCTGGGCGGTAATTTTACCGTCACCTGGCAGGGTAATATGCTGCGCATCGACGGTACTGACGCCGATGCTCTGGGTCGCAAGCCCCAGAAGCTCGAATTCGAGACACCGAGTGATGACACCATCAGCAAAGATCAGGTGTATCAAGCGCTGGAAACCATCTATGATCCCGAGATCCCAATTAACCTGGTGTCTTTGGGACTGATTTATGAGGTTGCCATCGATCAGGATAACAGCACCGTTAATATTCAGATGACCTTAACCGCGCCTGGCTGTGGCATGGGTCCGGTTTTAGTGGGTGATGTAGAATACCGTGTCGCGATGGTACCCAATGTGGACAAGGTCAATGTGGAGCTGGTATTTGATCCCCCCTGGTCCCGTGAGATGATGAGTGAAGAGGCGCAGCTGGAAGCAGGATTGTTCTTCTAG
- a CDS encoding alpha/beta fold hydrolase has protein sequence MLRLVAITVFTLSLPMDLCAKTMTTSQFIVQSNEVVLLDIDTINTSLKKQGAEGKAHSVSVDRVNGAKLRGLRFESDNAQREILFYPGNGMSLERAHGLLRALAALNANVTWFDPRGLGASDAIHPITVENLKADALRVFDAARKAFSADLPVVIYGVSVGTSLASYVAAHRNVEGLVLEGAYVSVSELMANLAHVGLDGDPSHELSQLTPAPALKRFEGPLLLLVGSQDDVTPASFASRLLTIAASNYKQQAVITAAPHAMALTRPSVLDHLMPFLNRLSGK, from the coding sequence ATGCTCAGGTTAGTCGCGATCACCGTTTTCACTTTGTCATTGCCAATGGACCTTTGTGCTAAAACAATGACAACCAGCCAGTTTATTGTGCAGAGTAATGAGGTGGTGTTACTGGATATTGATACCATCAACACCTCACTGAAAAAACAAGGGGCTGAAGGAAAGGCACATTCCGTGAGTGTGGATAGAGTAAATGGTGCCAAACTTCGAGGACTGCGCTTCGAGTCTGACAATGCGCAAAGAGAGATCCTGTTCTACCCCGGTAATGGCATGTCATTGGAGCGCGCTCATGGTCTGTTAAGGGCTCTGGCTGCACTTAACGCCAATGTAACCTGGTTTGATCCTAGAGGTCTGGGTGCCAGTGATGCTATTCATCCGATCACTGTTGAGAACCTGAAAGCAGATGCATTGCGGGTCTTTGATGCTGCCAGGAAGGCTTTTTCAGCCGATTTGCCGGTGGTGATATACGGCGTTTCTGTTGGCACAAGTCTAGCCAGCTATGTAGCGGCTCATCGAAACGTTGAAGGCTTGGTGCTGGAAGGCGCGTATGTTTCTGTCAGTGAATTAATGGCTAATCTTGCGCATGTAGGTCTAGACGGCGATCCAAGTCATGAATTGAGCCAGCTCACTCCGGCACCAGCACTAAAACGCTTCGAGGGGCCTCTGTTATTATTGGTAGGCAGCCAGGATGATGTCACGCCAGCGTCCTTTGCATCCCGGCTATTGACTATAGCTGCGAGTAATTACAAGCAGCAAGCAGTAATTACTGCGGCACCACACGCGATGGCGCTAACAAGGCCCTCCGTACTCGACCATTTAATGCCCTTCCTAAACCGGTTATCCGGTAAATGA
- a CDS encoding HesB/IscA family protein, whose protein sequence is MSVETFTPNQSVVSLTEAAIRHFEGKLNSHPDKIIRLSTKVSGCTGYAYVLDFADTAEEGDTKIAISDKLTLAVEAKAVDLVRNTEIDYVQEGVNGVVKFNNPNVVDECGCGESFNVG, encoded by the coding sequence ATGTCCGTCGAAACTTTTACACCCAATCAGTCAGTGGTCAGCTTAACCGAGGCGGCCATTCGCCATTTTGAAGGCAAACTGAACAGCCATCCGGATAAGATCATCCGACTGTCCACTAAGGTCAGCGGCTGCACCGGCTATGCCTATGTGCTGGACTTCGCCGATACCGCCGAAGAGGGTGACACCAAGATCGCTATCAGCGACAAGTTGACTCTGGCGGTGGAAGCCAAAGCGGTGGACTTGGTTCGCAATACCGAGATCGACTACGTGCAGGAAGGCGTCAACGGCGTGGTGAAATTCAATAATCCCAACGTGGTCGACGAGTGCGGCTGCGGTGAAAGCTTTAACGTAGGCTAA
- a CDS encoding SufE family protein — protein MPLPSTDEIIDDIGFFDDWEERYQYIIDLGKALPGLPEEACTEDKLVPGCQSQVWLITEQQDGKLQFRVDSDAIIVQGLLALVMAAYNNKTPQDILDFDIDAYFNELDLERHISPTRGNGLRAIVTKIRKTAEQAH, from the coding sequence ATGCCATTACCTTCCACTGACGAAATCATTGACGACATTGGCTTTTTTGACGACTGGGAAGAGCGTTACCAGTATATCATCGATCTTGGCAAGGCTCTGCCCGGCTTACCGGAAGAGGCTTGCACCGAAGATAAGCTGGTGCCCGGCTGCCAGAGCCAGGTGTGGCTGATTACCGAGCAACAAGACGGTAAACTTCAGTTTAGAGTGGACTCGGACGCCATTATCGTTCAGGGCCTGCTGGCACTGGTCATGGCCGCGTATAACAACAAAACGCCCCAAGACATTCTCGATTTCGATATCGACGCTTACTTTAACGAACTGGACTTAGAGCGTCACATTTCACCGACGCGAGGTAACGGCCTGCGCGCTATCGTTACCAAGATCCGAAAAACCGCCGAGCAGGCCCATTAG
- the sufB gene encoding Fe-S cluster assembly protein SufB: MSEQIDQALSRKYDAGFVSEIESETFPIGLDEDVIRRISAVKGEPEWMLDWRLRAYRSWLKMEEPEWAHVHYPKIDFQDISYYSAPKSMKDKPKSLDEVDPELLRTYEKLGIPLHEQEMLAGVAVDAVFDSVSVVTTFREKLEEAGVIFCPISEAVHKYPELVKKYLGTVVPRSDNFFAALNSAVFTDGSFVYIPKGVRCPMELSTYFRINEQNTGQFERTLIVADEGSHVSYLEGCTAPQRDENQLHAAVVELVALDDAEIKYSTVQNWYPGDEDGKGGIYNFVTKRGLCEANAKISWTQVETGSAVTWKYPSCVLKGDNSVGEFYSVALTRGRQQADTGTKMIHLGKNTKSTIISKGISAGRSNNAYRGLVQMGPKADGARNFTECDSLLIGDQCGAHTFPYIESRNPSAIVEHEATTSKVSEDQLFLCQQRGMDAEKAVSMIVNGFCKEVFKELPMEFAVEAGKLLEISLEGSVG; encoded by the coding sequence ATGAGCGAACAGATCGATCAGGCCTTATCCCGCAAATACGACGCTGGGTTTGTCTCCGAAATTGAATCGGAAACCTTCCCCATCGGTTTGGACGAGGACGTCATCCGCCGGATATCCGCCGTTAAAGGTGAACCTGAGTGGATGCTCGACTGGCGTCTGCGTGCCTACCGCTCTTGGTTGAAAATGGAAGAGCCTGAATGGGCCCATGTTCATTATCCGAAAATCGATTTTCAGGATATCTCCTACTATTCAGCCCCCAAGAGCATGAAGGATAAACCGAAGTCTCTGGACGAGGTCGATCCTGAGCTGTTACGCACCTATGAAAAACTGGGCATCCCTCTGCATGAACAGGAGATGCTCGCTGGTGTCGCTGTTGATGCCGTTTTTGACTCGGTATCCGTGGTCACCACCTTTCGGGAAAAGTTAGAAGAGGCGGGCGTCATTTTCTGCCCCATATCCGAAGCAGTGCACAAGTACCCAGAGTTGGTAAAAAAATACTTAGGCACCGTGGTGCCCCGCTCCGACAATTTCTTCGCCGCGCTCAACAGTGCCGTGTTTACCGATGGGTCCTTTGTCTATATACCTAAGGGCGTGCGCTGCCCGATGGAACTGTCTACCTATTTCCGTATTAATGAACAAAATACCGGTCAGTTTGAGCGTACCTTAATCGTGGCCGATGAAGGCAGCCACGTCAGTTATCTGGAGGGCTGTACCGCACCGCAACGTGATGAGAATCAGTTGCACGCCGCCGTCGTTGAACTGGTGGCCCTGGACGATGCCGAAATCAAATACTCCACGGTACAAAACTGGTACCCGGGCGACGAAGACGGCAAGGGCGGAATCTATAACTTTGTGACCAAGCGCGGCCTCTGCGAAGCCAATGCCAAGATCAGTTGGACCCAGGTAGAAACCGGTTCGGCGGTGACCTGGAAATACCCAAGCTGCGTGCTTAAAGGTGATAACAGTGTCGGCGAGTTTTACTCGGTCGCCTTGACTCGCGGCAGACAACAGGCCGATACCGGCACCAAGATGATTCATCTGGGTAAGAACACCAAATCCACCATCATTTCCAAGGGCATCTCAGCCGGGCGCAGTAACAATGCTTACCGAGGTCTGGTTCAGATGGGACCGAAAGCCGATGGTGCGCGTAATTTTACCGAGTGTGATTCTCTGCTTATCGGCGATCAGTGCGGCGCGCACACCTTCCCTTATATCGAAAGCCGCAATCCCAGCGCCATAGTTGAGCATGAGGCCACCACTTCCAAAGTGAGTGAAGACCAGCTCTTCCTTTGTCAGCAACGCGGCATGGACGCGGAGAAGGCCGTATCCATGATCGTCAATGGCTTCTGTAAAGAGGTCTTCAAAGAGCTGCCCATGGAGTTCGCTGTGGAAGCGGGCAAATTGCTTGAAATCAGTCTTGAAGGTTCAGTGGGGTAA
- the ndk gene encoding nucleoside-diphosphate kinase: protein MALERTFSIVKPDAVAKNVIGAIYNRFETAGLRIVASKMLHLSKEQAEGFYAEHKERPFFDALVSFMTSGPVMVQVLEGEDAIRKNREIMGATNPEEALAGTLRADYAKSIDENAVHGSDAPESAAREIAYFFSDEEICPRTR, encoded by the coding sequence ATGGCGCTGGAGCGTACTTTTTCTATCGTTAAGCCTGATGCCGTAGCAAAGAACGTGATCGGTGCGATCTACAACCGTTTTGAAACGGCTGGCCTGCGCATCGTTGCTTCTAAGATGCTGCACCTGAGCAAAGAACAAGCCGAAGGTTTCTACGCCGAGCACAAAGAGCGTCCTTTCTTCGACGCACTGGTTTCTTTTATGACTTCTGGCCCGGTGATGGTTCAGGTCCTGGAAGGCGAAGACGCTATCCGTAAAAACCGTGAAATCATGGGTGCAACTAACCCAGAAGAAGCGTTGGCAGGTACTCTGCGTGCCGACTATGCTAAGTCAATCGACGAGAATGCAGTACATGGCTCTGATGCGCCTGAGTCTGCGGCTCGTGAAATTGCGTACTTCTTCTCTGACGAAGAAATCTGCCCACGCACTCGTTAA
- a CDS encoding TetR/AcrR family transcriptional regulator, whose protein sequence is MHNILMLSDDTVLNKALELARSTSWEDFNINELAIGLDISLSDLYRCVRSRDDLADLLFDRADTNMLDASQKPGFIQQTAEARLAHCISSWLETLAPYKPLVREMLGYKLEPGHIHLQAHGITRISRTVQWFLTAARWQPQGLSRIVTELGVTSVYVITFGRFLSDDKLNPPHLKAQLQARLQPLAPPQ, encoded by the coding sequence TTGCATAACATTCTCATGCTCAGCGACGATACTGTTTTGAATAAAGCTTTGGAACTGGCAAGGAGTACTTCTTGGGAAGACTTCAACATCAATGAGCTGGCTATAGGTCTTGATATAAGCTTGAGCGATTTGTACCGATGTGTTCGCTCACGGGATGATCTTGCTGATCTTTTGTTTGACCGGGCCGATACCAATATGCTGGATGCCTCTCAGAAGCCCGGTTTTATACAGCAAACTGCCGAGGCTCGATTAGCCCATTGCATATCGAGCTGGCTTGAGACACTGGCCCCCTACAAACCTCTGGTACGGGAAATGTTGGGCTACAAATTAGAGCCCGGTCACATTCATCTTCAGGCGCATGGTATTACTCGCATCAGCCGCACCGTGCAGTGGTTTTTAACGGCAGCGAGGTGGCAACCACAAGGCCTCTCCCGCATTGTGACAGAGCTCGGTGTCACTTCGGTATACGTAATCACCTTTGGCCGGTTTCTTTCGGACGATAAGCTGAATCCCCCCCACCTAAAAGCGCAATTGCAAGCGCGACTGCAACCTTTAGCTCCGCCCCAATAG
- the sufC gene encoding Fe-S cluster assembly ATPase SufC, translated as MLTIKNLHASVEDKTILQGLDLEIKPGEVHAIMGPNGAGKSTLGYVLSGRDGYEVDQGSVEFNGKDLLDMDVEERAREGLFLAFQYPVEIPGVSNMEFMKEAVNAVREQQGEEAYTSAEFLKKAKEACKQVHLPLDFLKRGVNEGFSGGEKKRNEIMQMILMQPSLCILDESDSGLDVDALQVVADGVNSQRNSERSFIVVTHYQRLLDYIEPDYVHILAKGKIVKSGDASLAKEVEASGYAWLGDKNTEEAEA; from the coding sequence ATGTTAACGATTAAGAATCTGCACGCCAGTGTAGAAGACAAAACCATTTTACAAGGCCTGGACCTTGAGATTAAGCCAGGCGAAGTTCACGCCATCATGGGGCCCAACGGTGCAGGTAAAAGTACCCTGGGTTATGTACTGTCAGGCCGCGATGGCTACGAAGTAGACCAGGGCAGCGTTGAGTTTAACGGCAAGGACCTGCTGGATATGGACGTGGAAGAGCGGGCCCGTGAAGGCCTGTTCCTGGCCTTTCAGTACCCGGTTGAGATCCCGGGTGTCTCCAATATGGAGTTCATGAAAGAAGCGGTCAATGCCGTGCGCGAGCAACAAGGCGAAGAGGCCTATACCTCGGCCGAGTTTCTGAAAAAAGCCAAGGAGGCCTGCAAGCAGGTACACCTGCCGCTGGATTTTCTGAAACGTGGCGTTAACGAAGGCTTCTCAGGCGGCGAGAAAAAACGCAATGAGATCATGCAGATGATTCTGATGCAACCAAGCCTGTGCATTCTCGACGAATCTGACTCCGGCCTGGATGTCGATGCGCTTCAGGTCGTCGCCGACGGTGTGAACAGTCAGCGCAACAGCGAGCGCAGCTTTATCGTGGTTACCCATTATCAGCGTCTACTGGACTACATCGAGCCGGACTATGTCCATATTCTGGCCAAGGGTAAGATTGTCAAAAGCGGCGACGCTTCACTGGCCAAAGAAGTGGAAGCCTCTGGCTATGCCTGGCTGGGCGATAAGAATACCGAGGAGGCCGAAGCATGA
- a CDS encoding aminotransferase class V-fold PLP-dependent enzyme: MSFDVAALRAQFPILSRQVDGNPLVYLDNAATTQKPQAVIDALVDYYSTTNSNVHRGAHQLSDEATRRFEKARETIARFINASAREELIWTSGTTEAINIVGNGIRQQLNAGDEILVTEMEHHADLVSWQQACKASGATLKVAPIFDNGALDVDAFKALLSENTRLVAMPHISNALGTINPVKELTAAAKAKGALVLIDGAQGIAHGMVDVQDIGCDFYAFSGHKVFGPTGIGALWGKKSVLEDWPVWQTGGEMISRVTYQDAVWGELPNRLEAGTPNIAGAIGFAAAIGWFSQLDLDAVKTHEASLIQSATEQADAFEGLTIVGSAPNKTGILSFIMQSAHPADIGFILDRQGIAIRTGDHCAQPLMKRLGVPGTARASFSIYNTLEEVDQLFKGLKKAQMMLA; the protein is encoded by the coding sequence ATGAGTTTTGATGTCGCTGCCCTGCGCGCCCAGTTTCCTATTTTAAGCCGTCAGGTGGATGGTAACCCTTTGGTGTACTTGGATAATGCTGCCACTACGCAGAAGCCGCAGGCGGTGATCGATGCTTTGGTGGATTACTACTCCACCACAAACTCCAATGTGCACCGTGGCGCTCACCAACTCTCTGACGAGGCCACGCGCCGGTTTGAAAAGGCCCGTGAAACCATTGCCCGCTTTATCAATGCCAGTGCCCGTGAAGAATTAATCTGGACCAGTGGCACCACCGAAGCCATTAACATCGTGGGTAACGGTATTCGTCAGCAGCTTAACGCCGGTGATGAAATTCTGGTGACCGAGATGGAGCACCATGCCGATCTGGTGAGCTGGCAGCAAGCCTGCAAAGCCTCAGGCGCAACGCTCAAAGTCGCACCTATCTTCGACAACGGTGCGCTGGATGTGGATGCCTTTAAGGCCCTGCTCAGCGAAAACACCCGGCTTGTGGCCATGCCGCATATCTCCAATGCACTAGGTACCATCAACCCGGTTAAGGAGTTGACCGCTGCCGCCAAAGCTAAGGGTGCGCTGGTGCTTATAGATGGCGCTCAGGGCATTGCTCATGGCATGGTGGATGTGCAGGATATCGGCTGTGACTTTTATGCCTTTTCCGGCCATAAGGTCTTCGGGCCGACTGGTATTGGTGCCCTTTGGGGTAAAAAATCCGTATTAGAGGACTGGCCGGTATGGCAGACCGGTGGCGAAATGATCAGTCGAGTGACCTATCAGGATGCAGTCTGGGGTGAGCTGCCTAACAGACTGGAAGCGGGCACCCCAAATATTGCTGGCGCCATCGGCTTTGCTGCAGCCATCGGCTGGTTCAGCCAACTGGATCTGGACGCCGTTAAGACCCATGAAGCCTCTCTGATCCAATCGGCCACTGAACAGGCCGACGCCTTTGAAGGCTTGACTATCGTCGGTTCTGCCCCCAATAAAACCGGCATACTGAGTTTTATAATGCAGAGCGCTCATCCGGCCGACATCGGATTTATTTTGGATCGTCAGGGCATCGCCATTCGCACCGGCGATCACTGCGCCCAGCCATTGATGAAGCGCTTAGGTGTACCGGGCACCGCTCGGGCCAGCTTTTCCATTTACAATACCCTTGAAGAAGTCGACCAACTGTTTAAAGGGCTGAAAAAAGCCCAGATGATGTTGGCCTGA
- a CDS encoding bifunctional tRNA (adenosine(37)-C2)-methyltransferase TrmG/ribosomal RNA large subunit methyltransferase RlmN, protein MRDQKTNLLNLNRQGLRDFFAEIGEKPFRADQVMKWIYQHGCDDFEQMTNLNKKLRQKLIDRCEIKAPEIARQQQASDGTIKFALELEGGQEVETVWIPDGDRATLCVSSQVGCALECTFCSTAQQGFNRNLTVSEIIGQVWRVATTLGLSNDSAKRPVTNVVMMGMGEPLLNLKHVVPAMELMMDDYGFGLSKRRVTLSTSGVVPALDKLGDQIDVALAISLHAPTNELRDEIVPVNKKYPIEEFLAAVNRYLGKSNANHGKVTVEYVMLNGINDSMEQAEQLAEVLKDTPAKINLIPFNPYPGSPYTCSSNSRMDRFAKVLIEKGFVTVVRRTRGDDIDAACGQLVGDVVDRTKRMLKKQMKGESISVRMTS, encoded by the coding sequence ATGCGCGATCAAAAGACCAATCTGCTGAATCTCAACCGACAGGGCTTGAGAGATTTCTTCGCCGAGATAGGTGAGAAGCCCTTCCGGGCCGATCAGGTGATGAAATGGATCTATCAGCATGGTTGTGATGACTTCGAGCAGATGACCAACTTAAATAAGAAGTTACGTCAAAAGCTCATCGATCGCTGTGAGATCAAGGCGCCGGAAATAGCTCGGCAGCAGCAGGCCAGTGATGGCACAATCAAATTTGCTCTTGAGTTAGAGGGGGGACAGGAAGTAGAAACCGTCTGGATCCCCGACGGCGACCGGGCCACCCTGTGCGTATCGTCGCAGGTGGGCTGTGCTCTGGAGTGTACCTTCTGTTCTACTGCTCAGCAGGGGTTCAATCGTAATCTGACGGTATCTGAAATAATCGGTCAGGTATGGCGAGTGGCAACCACTCTTGGCTTGTCCAATGACTCGGCCAAACGGCCGGTGACCAATGTCGTAATGATGGGCATGGGTGAACCGCTGCTTAACTTAAAGCATGTGGTACCGGCCATGGAGCTGATGATGGACGATTATGGCTTTGGCTTGTCCAAGCGTCGGGTGACGTTAAGTACATCGGGCGTGGTGCCAGCGCTGGATAAGCTGGGTGACCAGATCGATGTGGCGCTGGCTATTTCATTGCACGCCCCCACTAATGAGCTGCGTGATGAGATCGTACCGGTCAATAAAAAATATCCCATCGAAGAATTTTTAGCGGCGGTGAATCGCTATTTGGGTAAGTCCAACGCGAATCACGGTAAAGTCACGGTGGAGTATGTGATGCTAAACGGCATCAATGACTCCATGGAGCAGGCTGAGCAACTGGCCGAAGTGCTTAAAGATACCCCGGCCAAGATCAATCTGATTCCCTTTAACCCATACCCGGGTTCGCCCTACACCTGCTCCAGTAACTCTCGCATGGATCGGTTCGCCAAGGTGTTGATTGAAAAGGGCTTTGTCACCGTTGTTCGGCGCACCCGCGGAGATGATATCGACGCCGCCTGCGGCCAGTTGGTGGGGGATGTTGTGGATCGCACCAAGCGCATGTTGAAAAAACAGATGAAGGGCGAGTCGATTTCGGTAAGAATGACCTCCTAA
- a CDS encoding substrate-binding periplasmic protein: protein MIFCWGVSAQSIKVTSELWPPHFTTPQSDGLYEAIIRRAFPDHEIEFIYLPYYRSVQAVRTSKADLWLGSYLNEVPEALYPNHFFDVDEVSALHLQETPFNLADSLLHHPLGWIKGYEYQTYYPQIPKHNIYSLSSLEVGLRMLRGGRLKFVLDDKSSLQAFLAERPTTPTRLTITTFGLLPLYPGFADTPQGRHLAALWDQQLTRMKANGELQRLYRQFDEPYLLHLCPSEPLPLLSCVIND from the coding sequence TTGATATTTTGTTGGGGCGTTTCGGCGCAGTCCATCAAGGTTACCTCGGAGCTCTGGCCCCCCCATTTTACCACGCCTCAAAGCGATGGCCTTTATGAAGCAATTATTCGCCGTGCCTTTCCCGACCACGAGATTGAATTCATTTATCTGCCTTACTATCGTTCAGTACAGGCGGTTAGAACGAGTAAAGCCGACCTCTGGCTGGGCTCATATTTAAATGAGGTCCCGGAGGCACTCTACCCCAATCACTTTTTCGATGTGGATGAAGTCAGTGCCCTGCACCTCCAGGAAACCCCCTTTAACCTGGCCGACTCTCTGCTCCATCACCCCCTGGGCTGGATAAAAGGCTACGAATACCAAACCTACTACCCCCAAATTCCTAAACACAATATCTACTCACTGTCCTCCCTTGAGGTTGGTCTGAGAATGCTGCGAGGTGGCCGACTTAAATTTGTCCTCGACGACAAATCGTCCCTGCAGGCTTTCTTAGCTGAGCGCCCGACAACGCCAACGCGACTGACCATCACCACGTTTGGGTTACTGCCGCTCTACCCCGGGTTTGCCGACACCCCCCAAGGCCGACATTTAGCCGCGCTCTGGGACCAACAACTGACCCGAATGAAAGCCAATGGCGAATTGCAGCGCCTCTATCGGCAGTTTGACGAACCCTACCTGCTTCACCTTTGCCCCTCTGAGCCACTGCCTCTTTTAAGTTGTGTAATAAACGATTAG
- the sufD gene encoding Fe-S cluster assembly protein SufD, with amino-acid sequence MSQWLTDVIDRGAVNDWLSPVRDKALAELKQTSWPTRRTEAWKYTSLKPLEDLDLSTKGTIPELPVIDGLDSIDLVFADGELKTDLSSLELPAGVRIESLANASKQGQATAEAVFSQVKPGRHLFGLINDVLVRQGLIIDIDAGVSFTTPLRIVNLTGAGEESHQRVLVRLGDQAKACVIEQGLGEDSSFSTGFAEYQLGQKAQLEHYRLAMHTQKAVHIGGSHFDLYDEARLNSTLIGFGSQLARLDVDIAHRGEHAKAKFNNVYLLGEGEHFDLHSTIEHAMPNGTTEENARGIVGDRAKAVFNGRIHIHRGAQKTLAELNNRNLLLSRRGQINTKPELEIYADDVQCAHGATVAEIDEQSLYYLMTRGIPRSQALVMLNFGFIQELVNQMPNKALAEWLQPRLKARFEEMEVK; translated from the coding sequence ATGAGCCAATGGTTAACCGACGTCATCGATCGCGGTGCGGTCAATGACTGGCTTAGCCCGGTTCGAGATAAGGCCCTGGCCGAGCTTAAACAGACCAGCTGGCCTACCCGCCGTACCGAGGCGTGGAAATACACTTCCTTGAAGCCACTGGAAGACTTGGATCTGTCGACCAAAGGCACGATACCTGAGCTGCCTGTTATCGATGGTTTAGACAGCATTGATCTGGTCTTTGCCGATGGTGAGCTGAAAACCGACTTGTCGAGCTTAGAGCTTCCTGCTGGCGTGCGCATTGAGTCGCTGGCCAATGCCAGTAAACAGGGACAGGCCACTGCCGAGGCGGTATTCAGTCAGGTGAAGCCCGGTCGTCACCTGTTTGGGCTGATTAATGATGTCCTGGTTCGTCAGGGGCTGATTATTGACATCGACGCCGGTGTGTCCTTCACGACCCCGCTGCGTATTGTGAATCTTACCGGCGCCGGAGAAGAGTCTCACCAGCGTGTACTCGTGCGTTTGGGTGACCAAGCAAAAGCCTGCGTCATCGAACAAGGCCTGGGTGAAGACAGCAGTTTTAGTACCGGCTTCGCCGAATATCAGTTGGGCCAGAAGGCCCAGCTGGAACATTATCGCCTGGCCATGCACACACAAAAGGCTGTGCACATTGGCGGCAGTCATTTCGATCTTTACGATGAAGCCCGTCTTAACAGCACGCTGATCGGATTTGGTAGCCAGCTGGCGAGGCTGGATGTGGACATTGCTCATCGCGGCGAGCACGCCAAGGCCAAGTTCAACAATGTCTACCTGCTGGGTGAAGGCGAGCACTTCGATCTGCACAGCACCATCGAACATGCCATGCCCAATGGCACCACCGAGGAAAACGCTCGGGGTATTGTTGGCGATAGAGCTAAGGCGGTTTTCAATGGTCGCATCCATATTCATCGCGGTGCACAAAAGACCCTTGCAGAGCTGAATAACCGCAACCTGTTGCTATCCCGTCGCGGCCAGATCAATACCAAGCCGGAGCTGGAGATCTATGCCGACGATGTACAGTGTGCCCACGGCGCTACGGTGGCCGAGATTGACGAACAATCCCTGTATTATTTGATGACCCGCGGTATTCCGCGCTCGCAGGCTTTGGTAATGCTGAATTTCGGCTTCATCCAGGAACTGGTCAACCAGATGCCCAATAAGGCTCTGGCTGAATGGTTGCAACCCAGACTCAAGGCACGCTTTGAGGAGATGGAAGTCAAATGA